The following coding sequences lie in one Apium graveolens cultivar Ventura chromosome 3, ASM990537v1, whole genome shotgun sequence genomic window:
- the LOC141712809 gene encoding MLO-like protein 10, translated as MAGYSSGKQRELDQTPTWAVAGFCAAFIIISILLEKILHKLGAWFTKKHKKALFDALDKVKSELMILGFISLILTFTQYYIAEICVPEDVANSMLPCPRNTGIKKKLSRLLEEEEAKPPPKDSKFSCKEGKVPLISKDGLHQLHILIFFLAVLHVIYSAITMALGKLKIRGWKVWEKETASNDYEFANDASRFRLVHETSFVRAHTKLWTKIPFVFTIGCFLRQFFRSVTKTDYLTLRNGFINVHLAPGSKFDFQKYIKRSLEDDFKVVVGVSPVLWASFVIFLLINVDGSEALFWVSLIPLVIILAVGTKLQSILTKMATEIINRHAVVQGIPLVQGSDKYFWFGRPKLVLYLIHFALFQNAFQVTYFLWITYEFGVNSCFHENYEFLIVKLCIGVLVLVLCSYITLPLYALVTQMGSHMKKSIFDEQTSRALLNWKKAAKKHAGRAGESTTTTMHRGRTEESARRSFEDADPIPIAPVASASVSNIHSSPATLHRFKTTGHSSYDEYKMSVLEVDHLAESATARLIVRVDNGNTDVEKTVLQPNEELQ; from the exons ATGGCGGGATATTCAAGTGGGAAGCAAAGGGAGCTAGATCAAACACCAACATGGGCAGTAGCTGGTTTTTGTGCAGCTTTTATCATCATCTCCATTCTTCTCGAGAAAATTCTTCACAAACTCGGTGCT TGGTTTACCAAAAAACATAAGAAAGCTCTTTTTGATGCATTGGACAAAGTAAAATCTG AATTGATGATTCTCGGTTTCATTTCATTAATACTGACATTCACTCAATATTACATTGCTGAAATTTGTGTTCCGGAAGATGTTGCCAACTCAATGTTGCCATGTCCTCGTAATACTGGAATTAAGAAGAAATTAAGTAGGCTTTTGGAGGAAGAAGAAGCAAAGCCACCACCTAAAGATTCTAAATTTAGTTGCAAAGAG GGAAAAGTACCGTTGATAAGTAAGGATGGACTGCATCAGCTACACATCCTCATATTCTTCTTGGCAGTCCTTCATGTTATATACAGTGCGATAACTATGGCTCTTGGAAAACTAAAG ATTCGAGGTTGGAAGGTCTGGGAGAAAGAAACTGCATCTAATGATTACGAGTTTGCCAATG ATGCTTCAAGATTTAGGCTCGTGCATGAGACATCTTTTGTTAGAGCCCATACAAAATTGTGGACTAAGATTCCCTTCGTGTTTACTATT GGATGCTTTCTGCGACAATTTTTCCGGTCTGTTACAAAGACTGATTACTTAACCTTGCGAAATGGATTCATCAAT GTTCATTTAGCACCGGGAAGCAAGTTTGACTTCCAAAAGTATATTAAAAGGTCCCTAGAGGATGACTTTAAAGTAGTTGTTGGTGTCAG TCCTGTATTGTGGGCATCATTTGTTATTTTCCTGCTCATAAATGTCGATG GATCTGAAGCACTATTTTGGGTATCATTAATTCCACTGGTG ATCATATTAGCTGTTGGAACAAAGCTACAGTCCATTTTGACAAAAATGGCTACTGAAATTATTAATAGACATGCAGTGGTCCAAGGAATTCCTCTAGTTCAAGGCTCAGACAAGTATTTTTGGTTTGGTCGGCCTAAATTGGTGCTCTACCTAATCCACTTCGCACTATTTCAG AATGCATTCCAAGTAACGTATTTTTTGTGGATAACG TATGAGTTTGGCGTGAATTCTTGCTTCCATGAAAACTATGAGTTTTTGATTGTCAAACTTTGTATTGG AGTGTTGGTGCTTGTTTTATGCAGCTATATTACACTTCCCCTCTACGCCCTTGTGACTCAG ATGGGCTCACATATGAAGAAATCGATATTTGATGAGCAAACTTCCAGAGCCTTGCTGAACTGGAAGAAAGCTGCTAAGAAGCATGCCGGAAGAGCTGGGGAATCTACTACTACTACTATGCATAGAGGAAGAACAGAAGAATCTGCTAGGCGATCTTTTGAGGATGCTGATCCAATCCCGATTGCTCCAGTGGCATCAGCTTCAGTGTCCAATATTCACTCCTCACCAGCCACACTTCATCGCTTCAAGACGACCGGGCACTCTTCTTATGACGAGTACAAGATGTCGGTTTTGGAAGTTGATCACCTTGCTGAATCCGCCACAGCCAGGTTGATTGTAAGAGTTGATAATGGCAATACAGATGTTGAAAAGACAGTACTTCAGCCCAATGAAGAACTGCAGTAA
- the LOC141710889 gene encoding monosaccharide-sensing protein 2-like, protein MRGAVLVAISATIGNMLQGWDNATIAGAVLYIKREFNLESQPTLEGLIVAMSLIGATLITTFSGPVSDSIGRRPMIIASSVLYFLSGIVMFWSPNVYVLLIARLIDGFGVGLAVTLVPLYISETAPSEIRGLLNTLPQFTGCVGMFLAYCMVFGMSLINNPSWRLMLGVLSIPSIIYFVSAVFFLPESPRWLASKGRMEEAKHVLQRLRGREDVSGEMVLLVEGLGTGGDTTIEEYVIEPDNMLTRDLDHAVEKDKIKLYGAEEGQSLVAKAVRGQSMLGMMSRTGSMANRSASLMDPMVHLFGSVHEKLPEMGSMRSMLFSHTGSMFNVPEQPENDQWDEENLHRDGDRHYSDGSGPESDDNLRSPLLSRQTSTTEKEGGAASKGSLYNLRHHSSLFQGNAGEAVSSMGIGGGWHLAYKYSGRKGHDGKKGELKRIYLHQENNQESRRGSVLSVSGADMSAGDAVHASALVSQSVLHVENLPVQHPVGAAMTQRPKSAKRGPRLTDLLEPGVKHALIVGVGIQILQQFSGINGVMYYTPQILDQAGVGILLSDLGISSESASFLISGLTTLLMIPSIAVAMRLMDFAGRRFLLLGTLPVLLASLVLLVLANTISMGSVLHAIISTACVIVYFCFFVMGFGPIPNILCSEIFPTRVRGLCIAITALTFWFGDIIVTYSLPVMLSSVGLSGVFGCYAVVCAIAWVFVYLKVPETKGMPLEVITEFFAVGAKQSDMPA, encoded by the exons ATGAGAGGAGCTGTGCTTGTGGCCATTTCTGCCACGATTGGAAATATGTTGCAAGGATGGGACAATGCAACAATAGCAG GGGCAGTTCTTTACATTAAAAGGGAATTTAATTTGGAATCCCAGCCTACACTTGAAGGGCTAATTGTAGCAATGTCACTGATTGGAGCAACTCTTATTACAACATTCTCTGGACCAGTATCAGATTCAATTGGGCGGCGCCCTATGATTATAGCCTCATCTGTTCTCTATTTTCTTAGCGGTATAGTGATGTTTTGGTCTCCCAATGTCTATGTCCTGCTTATTGCAAGGCTTATAGATGGTTTTGGAGTTGGTCTTGCTGTCACTCTTGTCCCTCTCTATATATCTGAGACGGCACCATCAGAGATAAGGGGATTGTTAAATACCCTTCCACAGTTCACTGGCTGTGTTGGAATGTTTCTTGCTTACTGCATGGTTTTTGGAATGTCATTGATCAATAATCCTAGCTGGAGGTTGATGCTTGGGGTTCTTTCCATACCATCTATTATATATTTTGTATCGGCAGTATTCTTTCTGCCTGAATCTCCTAGGTGGCTTGCTAGTAAAGGTCGGATGGAAGAGGCTAAACATGTTTTACAACGATTACGTGGAAGAGAAGATGTCTCAG GTGAAATGGTCTTGTTAGTCGAAGGACTTGGAACTGGAGGTGATACAACTATAGAAGAATATGTAATTGAGCCAGACAATATGCTTACACGGGACCTAGATCATGCTGTAGAGAAAGATAAAATCAAATTATATGGTGCTGAAGAGGGCCAGTCGTTGGTTGCCAAAGCTGTACGAGGCCAGAGTATGCTTGGTATGATGTCTCGTACTGGAAGCATGGCAAACCGGAGCGCTTCTCTGATGGATCCTATGGTCCATCTCTTTGGCAGTGTTCATGAGAAGCTTCCAGAGATGGGAAGTATGCGAAGTATGCTCTTTTCACATACCGGTAGCATGTTTAATGTACCTGAACAACCTGAAAATGACCAGTGGGACGAAGAAAATCTTCACAGAGATGGTGATCGCCACTACTCTGATGGTTCGGGACCAGAGTCTGATGATAACCTACGGAGCCCATTACTCTCGCGTCAAACAAGCACTACAGAAAAAGAAGGAGGTGCTGCCTCCAAGGGCAGCTTATATAATTTGCGGCATCATAGCAGCCTCTTCCAAGGAAATGCTGGTGAGGCAGTCAGTAGCATGGGTATTGGTGGCGGTTGGCATTTAGCATACAAATATTCAGGAAGGAAAGGTCATGATGGAAAAAAGGGAGAACTTAAAAGAATCTACCTACACCAGGAAAATAACCAAGAATCTCGGCGTGGTTCTGTCTTATCAGTTTCCGGTGCTGACATGAGTGCAGGAGATGCAGTTCATGCATCTGCTCTTGTGAGCCAATCTGTCCTTCATGTAGAAAATCTTCCAGTTCAGCACCCAGTGGGAGCAGCAATGACTCAACGGCCTAAATCTGCCAAGAGAGGGCCACGTTTGACTGATCTTCTTGAGCCAGGTGTGAAGCATGCACTGATCGTCGGAGTAGGAATTCAAATACTTCAGCAG TTTTCTGGCATCAACGGGGTAATGTACTATACTCCTCAAATTCTGGATCAAGCGGGTGTGGGAATTCTTTTATCTGATTTGGGTATCAGTTCAGAGTCTGCTTCTTTCCTTATAAGTGGACTCACAACCTTATTGATGATTCCAAGCATCGCTGTTGCCATGAGACTGATGGATTTTGCCGGAAGAAG GTTTCTGCTGCTAGGTACCTTGCCTGTCCTACTAGCTTCCCTCGTTCTCCTTGTACTTGCAAACACCATTAGCATGGGTTCTGTCCTCCACGCCATTATTTCAACTGCTTGTGTTATTGTTTACTTCTGTTTCTTTGTCATGGGCTTTGGACCAATCCCAAATATTCTCTGCTCTGAAATCTTTCCTACGCGTGTTCGTGGCCTTTGCATTGCCATAACTGCTCTGACATTTTGGTTCGGGGACATTATAGTCACGTACTCTCTTCCAGTTATGCTCAGCAGTGTAGGGCTTTCTGGTGTTTTTGGCTGTTATGCTGTAGTATGCGCTATAGCATGGGTCTTTGTGTACTTAAAAGTGCCTGAAACAAAGGGTATGCCACTTGAAGTCATTACAGAATTCTTTGCAGTGGGCGCTAAACAATCTGACATGCCTGCATAG